In one Corallincola holothuriorum genomic region, the following are encoded:
- the parE gene encoding DNA topoisomerase IV subunit B: MSDQQYTADAIEVLSGLEPVQRRPGMYTDTTRPNHLGQEVIDNSVDEALAGFASNVQVILHADQSLEVIDDGRGMPVDIHPEEGVSGVELILCRLHAGGKFSNDSYQFSGGLHGVGISVVNALSTRVEVAIRRDGEVHEIAFENGDKVSELAVTGTVGKRNTGTRVHFWPDPKYFDSFKFSLTKLKHILKAKAVLCPGLRIKLNDKVNGENHEWFYEDGLRDYLREHVKAFPSLPEDPFTGVFRSEHEEVDWAVTWLPDGGEQIGESYVNLIPTAQGGTHVNGLRNGLLESMREFCEFRNLLPRGVKLTPDDIWDRCSYILSVKMQDPQFAGQTKERLSSRQCAAFVSGVVKDSFSLWLNEHTDIAELLADVCISSAQRRMRAAKKVVRKKVTSGPQLPGKLTDCASDDPALSEIFLVEGDSAGGSAKQARDREIQAVMPLRGKILNTWEVDSGQILASQEVHDISVAIGMDPDSEDTSGLRYGKICILADADSDGLHIATLLCALFLRHYSHLVQEGHIYVAMPPLYRVDVGKEVFYALDEPEKQGILDRIEAEKKRGKVQVTRFKGLGEMNPLQLRETTMDPNTRRLVQLTIDDAEQTMLIMDMLLAKKRSADRKVWLEQKGDRVEL, translated from the coding sequence ATGAGTGACCAGCAATATACAGCCGATGCGATTGAAGTTCTGAGTGGCTTAGAGCCAGTTCAGCGGCGTCCTGGTATGTATACCGACACTACGCGCCCTAACCACCTTGGACAAGAGGTGATCGACAACAGTGTCGATGAAGCGCTGGCAGGCTTTGCGAGCAATGTGCAAGTGATCTTGCATGCCGATCAGTCGCTAGAGGTGATTGATGATGGTCGCGGAATGCCCGTCGATATTCACCCAGAAGAGGGGGTCAGCGGGGTTGAACTGATCCTCTGCCGGTTACATGCTGGGGGTAAGTTTTCCAACGATAGCTATCAGTTTAGTGGCGGTTTGCACGGGGTTGGTATCTCTGTGGTCAACGCGCTGTCTACCCGTGTAGAGGTGGCTATTCGTCGCGATGGCGAAGTACATGAAATAGCCTTTGAGAACGGCGATAAGGTATCGGAATTAGCCGTTACTGGAACCGTTGGCAAGCGCAATACAGGTACCCGTGTCCATTTCTGGCCTGATCCTAAGTATTTCGACAGTTTCAAATTCTCGCTCACCAAGCTGAAACATATTCTCAAGGCGAAAGCGGTACTTTGCCCTGGATTACGCATCAAGCTGAACGACAAAGTGAATGGCGAGAATCACGAGTGGTTCTATGAAGATGGATTGCGTGACTATTTACGTGAACACGTCAAAGCGTTTCCATCCTTGCCTGAAGACCCGTTTACAGGCGTGTTTCGCTCTGAGCACGAAGAGGTTGATTGGGCCGTCACTTGGTTACCTGATGGTGGCGAGCAGATCGGCGAAAGCTATGTCAATTTGATCCCAACAGCGCAGGGCGGTACCCATGTAAACGGCTTGCGGAATGGCTTGCTGGAATCGATGCGTGAGTTTTGCGAATTTCGCAATTTGTTGCCACGCGGGGTTAAGCTGACGCCTGATGATATCTGGGATCGCTGTAGTTATATTCTGTCGGTTAAGATGCAGGATCCACAGTTCGCCGGGCAAACCAAAGAGCGCCTATCGTCGCGCCAGTGTGCGGCTTTTGTCTCCGGTGTCGTCAAAGATTCATTTAGCCTCTGGTTAAACGAACATACCGACATTGCTGAGCTGTTAGCGGATGTTTGTATTAGCAGCGCTCAGCGTCGTATGCGCGCGGCCAAGAAAGTGGTGCGGAAAAAAGTCACCAGTGGCCCACAATTGCCAGGCAAGTTGACCGATTGTGCCTCGGATGATCCCGCGCTGAGCGAGATCTTTTTGGTGGAAGGAGACTCGGCGGGTGGATCGGCGAAGCAGGCTAGGGATCGCGAGATCCAGGCGGTGATGCCGTTGCGCGGTAAAATTCTCAATACTTGGGAAGTTGACAGCGGGCAGATCCTAGCGTCACAGGAAGTGCATGATATCTCTGTGGCGATCGGTATGGATCCAGACTCTGAAGACACATCAGGATTGCGTTACGGCAAGATCTGCATTCTGGCGGATGCGGATTCTGATGGGTTGCACATTGCGACTTTATTGTGTGCGCTGTTTTTACGCCACTACAGCCATTTGGTGCAGGAGGGACATATCTATGTGGCGATGCCTCCGCTGTATCGTGTGGATGTCGGCAAAGAGGTGTTTTATGCCCTCGATGAGCCAGAGAAACAGGGGATCTTGGATCGCATAGAAGCGGAGAAAAAGCGCGGCAAAGTTCAGGTGACGCGCTTTAAAGGTTTGGGTGAGATGAATCCGTTGCAGTTGCGTGAAACGACCATGGACCCCAATACTCGCCGTTTAGTGCAATTGACCATTGATGACGCTGAGCAGACCATGTTGATTATGGATATGTTGTTGGCAAAGAAGCGCTCCGCCGACCGCAAAGTGTGGCTTGAACAAAAAGGCGATCGCGTCGAGTTATAG
- a CDS encoding DUF1249 domain-containing protein, with translation MSRSGRYQPDVSAFLRCCEHNYASLRFLLVRLDSAGDTLFWALDTHTQVSMQLVEETKYTSTILLEQHRAGAAAFLLPQMTVRLYHDARVAEVLTSQQISRLKPRYDYPNRKMHHKDEKIQVNQFLAEWLQHSKKFGYGTAPLIQVDPVSGK, from the coding sequence ATGTCTCGCAGCGGCCGCTATCAACCTGATGTGTCAGCGTTTTTACGTTGCTGTGAGCATAACTATGCCAGTTTACGTTTTTTGCTGGTGAGGCTGGATAGCGCCGGTGATACCCTATTTTGGGCGTTGGACACGCACACACAAGTGTCGATGCAGCTGGTTGAAGAAACTAAGTACACCAGCACCATCTTACTGGAACAACATCGCGCAGGTGCAGCTGCTTTTTTGTTGCCACAAATGACGGTGAGGCTGTACCACGATGCCCGCGTGGCAGAAGTGTTAACTAGTCAGCAGATTTCCAGGCTCAAGCCAAGGTATGATTATCCTAATAGAAAAATGCATCATAAAGATGAAAAAATTCAGGTTAATCAGTTTCTTGCTGAGTGGCTGCAGCACAGCAAAAAGTTTGGCTATGGCACCGCTCCGCTGATACAGGTAGACCCCGTTTCCGGAAAATAG
- a CDS encoding NAD/NADP octopine/nopaline dehydrogenase family protein codes for MQQIAYDTKNSQSLVITVIGGGNAAHALAALLPYKGITTRLWAPFADEAQQLNQGLNEQGYIHAEFAEHNPIHGAIQGRPQIVSANAAEVIPGSDIVLVPLPSFAYRDLFSQIKPYLKPGMMIGVSPGQGGVDWVAREILGSLYDEVVLFAIMPMPFNCRISEYGKRVEVQELKRAYRVACHPESASDRVCTLNNLFFGQSEPCGNLLTASLYPINAVIHPARLYQLAKDYEDNQPLQANPLFYEQMTDEATALMDSVNQELLAIAAALKQAHIPCGELPHIADFLANYVYQEPSQCLTSFFRDNPAYKGFGTPFIPIEGGWRPDFSNRYFTEDIPLGLCLYRGLAELAAVATPTIDKIIEWAQTHMEKSYLVEGQLIGKDIKETHAPQRFGINTLTKLREFYT; via the coding sequence ATGCAACAAATAGCGTATGACACAAAAAATAGTCAATCCCTTGTCATCACCGTCATCGGTGGCGGTAATGCCGCCCACGCTTTAGCTGCATTGCTACCCTATAAAGGAATCACCACCCGACTGTGGGCGCCCTTTGCTGATGAAGCTCAGCAACTAAACCAAGGTCTGAATGAGCAAGGCTACATTCATGCTGAATTTGCAGAACATAATCCTATCCACGGAGCGATCCAAGGCCGTCCGCAAATAGTCAGCGCTAACGCAGCAGAAGTTATACCAGGCAGTGACATAGTCTTGGTTCCCCTGCCATCATTTGCCTATCGTGATCTATTTAGTCAGATTAAGCCTTATCTCAAACCGGGCATGATGATTGGCGTTTCACCAGGACAAGGTGGCGTTGATTGGGTGGCCCGAGAAATCCTCGGCTCCCTATATGATGAGGTAGTGCTATTCGCCATCATGCCTATGCCGTTCAACTGTCGTATCAGTGAATATGGCAAACGAGTAGAGGTGCAAGAACTTAAACGTGCTTATCGGGTGGCTTGCCACCCTGAATCGGCCAGCGACAGAGTCTGCACTTTGAATAATCTCTTTTTCGGCCAATCAGAGCCCTGTGGCAACCTGCTCACTGCCAGCCTTTACCCCATCAATGCGGTGATCCATCCCGCTCGCCTCTATCAACTGGCCAAAGACTATGAAGATAACCAGCCACTGCAAGCAAACCCGCTGTTTTACGAACAGATGACAGATGAAGCCACCGCGCTGATGGACAGTGTGAACCAAGAACTGTTGGCCATCGCTGCGGCATTAAAGCAAGCTCACATCCCCTGTGGCGAGCTGCCGCACATTGCAGATTTCCTTGCCAACTACGTTTATCAAGAACCGTCACAATGCCTTACCAGTTTCTTTCGAGATAATCCTGCGTACAAAGGGTTCGGAACGCCTTTCATCCCAATCGAAGGCGGCTGGCGGCCTGATTTTTCCAATCGTTACTTTACCGAAGATATACCTCTGGGGCTTTGCTTATACAGAGGGCTGGCAGAGTTGGCTGCAGTGGCTACTCCCACCATTGACAAGATCATTGAGTGGGCACAAACCCATATGGAAAAATCCTATTTAGTCGAAGGCCAACTCATCGGCAAAGATATTAAAGAGACCCATGCGCCGCAACGCTTTGGTATTAATACGCTGACCAAACTAAGAGAATTCTATACCTAG
- the nudF gene encoding ADP-ribose diphosphatase: MSSSQSLPDRFTDKDVELLAKQTLYAGFFSMVKYRLRHKLFAGGWSEEMDREVFERGHAVVVLPYDPESDSVVIQEQFRVGACATTSHPWLYELVAGIIEPGESAEEVAHREAAEEAGLTLGRVEHLFSYLVSPGGTTERIELYVGEVDSRGIGGLHGLANEHEDIRVQVLPRSQVLAMLADGQVENAATIIALQWLQLHGDALKSRWEVD; this comes from the coding sequence TTGAGTTCATCACAAAGCCTACCCGATCGTTTTACTGATAAAGATGTCGAACTGCTTGCGAAACAGACGCTTTATGCTGGCTTTTTTTCTATGGTGAAGTATCGCTTGCGCCATAAATTGTTCGCGGGTGGCTGGAGCGAGGAGATGGATCGCGAAGTGTTTGAACGTGGTCATGCCGTCGTGGTGCTGCCCTATGATCCGGAGAGCGATAGTGTGGTGATCCAGGAGCAATTTCGGGTGGGCGCCTGCGCGACAACCAGTCACCCTTGGCTATACGAGCTGGTGGCAGGCATTATTGAGCCGGGCGAATCTGCAGAGGAGGTTGCCCATCGCGAGGCCGCCGAAGAAGCGGGATTAACGCTGGGACGGGTGGAGCACCTGTTTAGTTATCTGGTTAGCCCAGGAGGCACAACCGAGCGGATTGAGCTGTACGTCGGCGAGGTTGATAGTCGCGGTATCGGCGGTCTGCATGGTTTAGCAAATGAGCACGAAGATATCCGAGTTCAGGTGTTACCTCGATCGCAGGTGCTAGCGATGTTGGCTGATGGGCAGGTAGAAAATGCCGCGACGATTATCGCTTTACAGTGGCTGCAGTTACATGGTGATGCGCTTAAGTCGCGTTGGGAAGTGGATTAG
- a CDS encoding YqiA/YcfP family alpha/beta fold hydrolase, which produces MQRLIYLHGFNSSSQSAKAKILADYILQSALNIELLTPQLANTPQAAWGQIQQLVLSTPNLIGCVGSSLGGFFATCVTEQFNLPSVLVNPAVAPAKLLRQALGPQHNPYTGESYQLTLAHMDELLNMTPTISAPARYKVLLTTGDEVLDYRDALALYHGAEFSIEDGGDHLFTMFADYLPEVFRFFQQSQTV; this is translated from the coding sequence ATGCAGCGATTGATTTATCTGCATGGTTTTAACAGCTCATCTCAGTCAGCAAAAGCCAAAATACTCGCCGATTACATTCTGCAATCGGCGTTAAACATTGAACTGCTTACGCCGCAATTGGCTAATACGCCTCAGGCCGCGTGGGGACAAATTCAACAACTTGTCCTCAGTACACCCAACCTTATCGGTTGTGTGGGTAGCTCATTAGGTGGCTTTTTTGCCACCTGTGTAACAGAGCAATTTAATCTGCCCAGCGTACTCGTTAATCCGGCAGTAGCCCCTGCCAAATTGCTGCGTCAGGCGTTGGGGCCGCAGCATAATCCTTATACTGGCGAGTCTTACCAGCTAACCTTGGCGCATATGGATGAATTATTGAATATGACGCCCACGATCAGTGCGCCTGCTCGCTATAAAGTACTCTTAACCACGGGAGATGAGGTGTTAGATTATCGTGATGCTTTAGCCTTGTATCATGGTGCTGAGTTTTCAATTGAGGATGGTGGCGATCATCTTTTCACCATGTTTGCTGATTATCTTCCCGAAGTTTTTCGTTTTTTCCAGCAATCCCAAACGGTGTGA
- the tolC gene encoding outer membrane channel protein TolC, whose translation MVKKPLSLAVTLVLGSLTSSAFADDIWQIYEKSLEADPVILRAAAQRQQAFEAIKEARATLLPQISVTGQYTDTSSNRNFREGDGTSASVGLTQEIYRQESWISLDLAEKSAHQADVNYNLELQRQILRVADAYFEVLQAMDDVEFIRAEKRAIERQLEQTKQRFAVGLTAITDVHEAQAEYDRSAADEIVQVNVLENSYEGLRVLTGLSHRDLDILNTDLFSPAKPQPESAQNWQTIAKDKSLSLASARVATDIAKQNIDLAAAGHMPTLSLFAQYDTSNIDSNLNNGPDSYDDQTIGLQVSVPIYTGGAITSREQQAQYAYVATSEQMNETYREVNRVTISSYNDVIASISAIRAFEQTVVSRVSALQATEAGFEVGTRTIVDVLDATRNLYDAKAQLSSARYAYVLSVLSLKFAAGNLTEQDLKDVNKGLKRPA comes from the coding sequence ATGGTCAAGAAGCCCCTTTCCCTTGCAGTCACACTGGTGCTAGGTTCTTTAACCAGTTCTGCTTTCGCCGATGACATCTGGCAAATCTATGAAAAATCATTAGAAGCCGATCCTGTCATTCTCCGAGCCGCCGCCCAGCGACAGCAAGCATTTGAAGCGATAAAGGAAGCGCGAGCGACCTTATTACCGCAAATATCAGTGACTGGTCAGTACACCGATACCAGCAGTAACCGTAACTTTCGTGAAGGTGACGGCACCAGCGCGAGCGTCGGACTGACCCAAGAGATCTATCGTCAGGAAAGTTGGATCAGCCTGGATTTAGCAGAGAAGTCAGCCCACCAAGCCGATGTTAATTACAACCTCGAACTACAGCGCCAAATACTCCGCGTGGCAGATGCCTATTTTGAAGTACTACAGGCAATGGACGATGTTGAATTCATCAGAGCAGAAAAACGTGCCATTGAGCGTCAATTAGAGCAAACCAAACAGCGCTTTGCCGTAGGTTTGACTGCCATTACCGACGTCCATGAAGCACAAGCAGAATATGACCGTTCTGCTGCCGATGAAATTGTCCAAGTCAACGTGTTGGAAAACAGTTACGAAGGGCTTCGGGTATTAACCGGCCTCAGCCATCGAGACCTCGACATCCTCAATACCGACCTGTTTTCACCTGCGAAACCGCAGCCTGAATCAGCGCAGAACTGGCAAACAATCGCGAAAGACAAAAGCTTATCACTGGCCTCTGCTCGCGTAGCTACCGATATTGCTAAGCAAAACATCGACTTGGCAGCGGCAGGTCATATGCCCACGCTGTCGCTGTTTGCTCAATATGACACCTCGAATATTGATAGCAACTTAAACAACGGCCCTGACAGCTATGATGACCAAACCATAGGGCTGCAGGTATCAGTGCCTATCTATACCGGCGGTGCCATCACCTCTCGCGAACAGCAAGCGCAGTATGCTTATGTTGCCACTAGCGAGCAGATGAATGAAACCTATCGTGAAGTCAATCGCGTCACCATCAGCAGCTATAACGACGTTATCGCTTCCATCAGTGCGATCCGCGCATTCGAACAAACCGTCGTCTCGCGGGTTAGTGCCCTGCAAGCAACGGAAGCAGGCTTTGAAGTTGGCACACGTACCATTGTCGATGTACTTGATGCCACTAGAAACCTTTATGATGCCAAAGCGCAGCTTTCCAGTGCCCGTTACGCCTATGTCCTCAGCGTACTGAGCCTGAAATTTGCCGCCGGTAACTTAACAGAACAAGATCTAAAAGATGTTAATAAGGGTCTGAAACGACCGGCGTAA
- the cpdA gene encoding 3',5'-cyclic-AMP phosphodiesterase produces the protein MEILKVEAVLPEGRVCPQLLQITDTHLFGSPEKSLLGVNTRDSFHAVLDLIEQQPAEIDAFLATGDISQDDSISSYSAFAHGIARFAAPCYWIPGNHDDPRIMATELDNPTLHAAKQIVYPKWQVLLLDSQVKKHTYGFLSESQLLFVEKAVAEYPDRHCLVLLHHNPIPVGCRWLDQHQLKNGSQFLDLLSRLPQVKGVVWGHVHQTLDRMHNGIRLLSTPSTCIQFKPNCDQFTLDTVAPGYRRLTLLDDGEIDTEVLRLKDNPFAPNLASKGY, from the coding sequence GTGGAAATCCTCAAAGTCGAAGCAGTGCTACCTGAAGGAAGGGTATGCCCACAACTGCTTCAAATTACAGATACCCACCTCTTCGGTAGTCCTGAAAAGTCGCTACTAGGGGTCAATACACGGGATAGCTTTCATGCTGTGCTGGATCTGATCGAACAGCAACCGGCTGAGATCGACGCATTTCTGGCGACTGGCGACATCTCCCAGGATGATTCTATTAGCTCTTATTCCGCCTTCGCCCATGGTATTGCCCGATTCGCCGCGCCTTGCTACTGGATCCCCGGGAATCATGATGATCCGCGGATCATGGCGACAGAGCTAGATAACCCAACACTGCACGCCGCAAAGCAGATTGTTTACCCTAAATGGCAGGTTTTGCTACTGGATAGCCAGGTGAAAAAGCATACCTATGGCTTTTTATCTGAATCGCAATTGTTGTTTGTTGAAAAAGCGGTTGCTGAGTATCCGGATCGCCACTGTTTAGTGTTGCTGCATCATAATCCTATCCCGGTTGGATGCCGCTGGTTGGATCAGCATCAACTGAAGAACGGTAGTCAATTCCTCGATTTATTGAGCCGGTTACCTCAGGTTAAAGGGGTTGTCTGGGGGCACGTGCACCAGACCCTTGATCGGATGCACAATGGGATCCGTCTGTTATCAACGCCATCCACTTGTATCCAGTTTAAGCCGAATTGTGACCAGTTTACTTTGGACACGGTCGCTCCCGGTTATCGTCGTTTGACGCTGCTGGATGATGGTGAGATTGATACGGAAGTGTTGCGCCTGAAGGACAACCCGTTTGCGCCTAACTTGGCAAGTAAAGGCTACTGA
- a CDS encoding GGDEF domain-containing protein: MQKSSRYYLIARLLITVYFLLPSLAFAQTSFPVLEKQLSEIDNDDHQQALKILARYRSDLTLWSVTEQARFYRLNADHQIETSQLDIAKQNYDRSIGILMPLGASIDLVHSLLERSYIRYVQTNDREKYCPDRVIAEQFARALDNDELLVKALTQLAFCNNDDQQFDKGLKLLQEALSIAQRSNLSSARVAMIYNATALIYKNNGLNSQAYEHFSKAYQQWQSVDDKVDMVSMLHGMVGAAIEQAKWQQAKQHVGEMFELAKSAPEHPDFEFFAYYNAGRSALAKHELELATGYLAKALDRQANTAEKFFVKHTYALLAEAHLRNQAWQQAYRYAEQCLTLLQSSANELNDSRLLCQAIIAAQQNVPQVTLEAMLQLADKQTKAKRDFVNNAILKAALTHNEKLTQFENQLLLKQVEINELALLNEKDQRKIAYLTIAIFVLFMVALAAIIIFLARSRKVLQHRAETDFLTGIANRRRIFEHAQRLIERAAHNKDPLSIIIFDIDHFKQINDNYGHNVGDLAIQQIARLTANSLRPGDIVGRIGGEEFLVVLPNTQELQAQEVAERLRVMIASTKLEIENQSVRVTVSLGVCTLDKQRYALQSIINAADEALYFAKNAGRNQVKVSPSSN; the protein is encoded by the coding sequence TTGCAGAAATCGAGCCGATATTACTTAATCGCCCGCCTTCTTATTACGGTCTACTTCTTACTACCGTCCTTGGCGTTTGCGCAGACTTCTTTTCCGGTTTTAGAGAAACAACTGTCCGAAATAGACAATGACGACCACCAGCAAGCCTTAAAGATCCTCGCACGCTACCGCTCTGATTTAACGCTCTGGTCTGTGACTGAGCAAGCGCGCTTCTATCGGTTAAACGCGGATCACCAAATTGAGACCAGTCAATTAGATATAGCTAAACAAAACTATGATCGTAGTATCGGTATTCTGATGCCGCTAGGCGCATCAATCGACCTCGTACATAGCTTGTTGGAGCGTTCCTATATCCGCTACGTACAGACTAACGATCGCGAAAAATATTGCCCCGATAGAGTGATCGCAGAACAGTTCGCCAGAGCATTAGATAACGATGAACTGCTGGTGAAAGCACTGACTCAACTTGCTTTCTGCAACAACGATGATCAGCAATTCGACAAAGGATTGAAGCTATTACAGGAGGCACTGTCGATCGCACAGCGCTCCAACTTATCCTCTGCGCGCGTTGCAATGATCTATAACGCCACCGCACTGATTTATAAAAATAATGGGCTCAATTCTCAGGCTTACGAACATTTCAGCAAAGCCTACCAACAGTGGCAGTCAGTGGATGACAAAGTGGACATGGTGAGCATGCTCCACGGTATGGTCGGTGCAGCCATTGAGCAAGCTAAATGGCAACAGGCGAAGCAGCATGTCGGTGAGATGTTTGAGCTAGCCAAGTCCGCGCCCGAACACCCCGATTTCGAGTTTTTCGCCTATTACAATGCCGGCCGCAGCGCTTTGGCCAAACATGAGCTTGAACTGGCTACCGGCTACTTGGCAAAAGCGCTAGACAGGCAAGCAAACACCGCAGAAAAATTCTTTGTAAAGCACACATATGCCTTGCTCGCCGAAGCTCATCTCCGCAATCAAGCCTGGCAACAAGCCTATCGCTACGCCGAACAATGTTTAACCTTGTTACAATCTTCAGCCAACGAACTCAATGATTCACGCTTACTTTGCCAAGCAATTATCGCGGCGCAACAGAACGTGCCACAAGTAACCTTAGAGGCAATGCTGCAGCTTGCAGATAAACAGACCAAAGCGAAGCGAGACTTCGTCAACAATGCCATTTTGAAAGCCGCCCTCACCCATAATGAAAAGCTAACCCAATTTGAAAACCAGCTGCTTTTAAAGCAGGTGGAAATTAATGAATTGGCGTTACTCAATGAAAAAGACCAACGAAAAATTGCTTATCTGACTATCGCCATCTTCGTGCTCTTTATGGTGGCGTTAGCCGCAATCATCATCTTTCTGGCGCGCTCGCGGAAGGTATTGCAACACCGTGCAGAGACAGACTTCCTCACCGGTATCGCCAATCGTCGACGTATATTTGAACATGCACAACGACTGATTGAGCGCGCGGCCCACAACAAAGATCCACTGTCGATCATTATCTTCGATATCGATCACTTTAAGCAGATCAATGACAACTATGGGCACAACGTCGGTGACTTAGCCATTCAGCAAATTGCCCGCCTTACGGCGAATTCCCTGCGGCCAGGGGATATTGTTGGCCGTATCGGTGGCGAAGAGTTCCTCGTTGTACTGCCGAATACGCAAGAGCTTCAGGCACAGGAAGTGGCCGAACGACTACGCGTAATGATCGCTAGCACTAAGCTAGAGATCGAAAATCAGTCGGTACGCGTTACCGTCAGTTTAGGGGTGTGCACGTTAGACAAACAACGTTACGCGTTACAGAGCATCATCAATGCCGCAGACGAAGCGCTCTACTTCGCCAAAAATGCAGGCAGAAACCAGGTAAAGGTCAGCCCCAGCAGTAACTGA
- a CDS encoding type II secretion system protein GspG, protein MMKASICFLIWSLFTLFPFECKSESMDMTKQLFRLCALYSSINSYRNEVGDYPDKLEKIYHENRDAKWIGPYVRWKYYYLDIWGKEIFYKYIDRNTMPIFYSFGPNGVDDNGDSDDINFSDCTKK, encoded by the coding sequence ATGATGAAAGCATCTATCTGCTTTCTTATATGGTCACTTTTTACTTTATTTCCTTTTGAATGCAAAAGTGAAAGTATGGATATGACTAAGCAATTATTTAGATTGTGTGCTCTATATTCTTCGATTAACTCTTATCGAAATGAAGTAGGCGATTATCCCGATAAATTAGAAAAGATATATCATGAAAACAGGGATGCTAAATGGATAGGGCCATATGTTAGGTGGAAATATTATTACCTTGATATTTGGGGGAAGGAGATTTTTTACAAGTATATAGATAGAAATACTATGCCAATATTTTACTCGTTTGGGCCTAATGGCGTTGATGATAATGGCGATAGTGACGATATTAATTTTTCTGATTGTACTAAAAAATAA